One Enterococcus silesiacus genomic window carries:
- a CDS encoding glucohydrolase: protein MNHLKTNNHWWQEAVVYQVYPRSFQDSSGDGVGDLAGIIQRLDYLKKLGISAIWLSPVYQSPNDDNGYDISDYEQIMAEFGTMADMEQLIDEAQQRGIKIIMDLVVNHTSDEHPWFIESRSSKDNPYRDFYVWRTGLDGSCPNDLESTFLGSAWQLDEPTGEYYLHLFSQKQPDLNWENPNVRQAIYDMMNFWIDKGIGGFRMDVIDLVGKIPDQKITGNGPKLHDYLQEMNAQTFGGKDLLTVGETWGATPEIAKLYSDPKRNELSMVFQFEHVGLDEQPGKSKWDLRPLQIRELKNVFSKWQTELGDQGWNSLFWNNHDLPRIVSRWGNDSTYRIQSAKMLAILLHMLKGTPYIYQGEEIGMTNRVIQDIAEMEDIESKQMYADRRQKGYSQTEIFASINAKGRDNARTPMQWDDTENAGFTTGIPWLAVNENYHEINVAQALADKNSIFYTYQKLIELRKNHPLIIWGSFELVEDTTEEVFAYYRHYQGESWLIVCNFSDQEQGFSLDKTPSETIITNTEKDYKQLFDRTLEPYEAFVVNLSNHAR from the coding sequence ATGAATCATCTCAAAACAAACAATCATTGGTGGCAGGAAGCCGTCGTGTATCAAGTTTATCCACGGAGTTTTCAAGATAGCAGCGGCGATGGAGTCGGTGACCTAGCGGGGATCATCCAACGCTTAGACTATTTGAAAAAACTAGGAATCAGCGCTATCTGGCTTAGCCCTGTCTACCAATCACCGAATGACGACAATGGCTATGATATTAGTGACTATGAACAAATCATGGCAGAATTTGGTACGATGGCTGACATGGAGCAACTGATCGACGAAGCACAACAAAGAGGGATAAAAATCATTATGGATCTAGTTGTCAATCACACGAGCGATGAACATCCATGGTTTATTGAATCCCGCTCATCCAAAGACAATCCCTACCGCGATTTCTATGTTTGGCGAACTGGCCTTGATGGGAGTTGTCCCAATGACCTAGAATCAACATTTCTAGGTTCAGCCTGGCAATTAGATGAGCCAACCGGTGAATATTATTTGCATTTATTCAGCCAAAAACAACCTGATCTGAATTGGGAAAATCCCAATGTCCGACAAGCAATTTACGATATGATGAACTTTTGGATCGATAAAGGCATCGGTGGGTTCCGGATGGACGTCATCGACCTTGTTGGAAAAATTCCAGATCAAAAAATCACTGGTAATGGACCGAAACTACATGATTATCTGCAAGAAATGAACGCCCAAACTTTCGGCGGTAAAGACTTACTGACAGTCGGTGAAACTTGGGGCGCTACACCTGAAATTGCTAAATTATACTCTGACCCTAAAAGAAATGAACTTTCAATGGTCTTTCAATTTGAGCATGTCGGCTTAGATGAACAACCTGGAAAAAGCAAATGGGATTTACGACCGTTACAGATAAGAGAACTAAAAAATGTTTTTTCAAAATGGCAAACCGAACTTGGTGACCAAGGTTGGAATTCACTTTTTTGGAACAATCACGATCTACCTCGGATCGTTTCAAGATGGGGCAATGATAGTACTTACCGCATACAAAGTGCCAAAATGCTGGCAATTTTATTGCATATGCTAAAAGGAACTCCTTATATTTATCAAGGTGAAGAAATTGGAATGACCAATCGCGTGATTCAAGATATCGCAGAAATGGAAGATATTGAAAGTAAACAGATGTACGCTGATCGCCGCCAAAAAGGTTACAGCCAGACAGAGATTTTTGCATCGATCAACGCCAAAGGCCGGGACAACGCTCGAACGCCGATGCAGTGGGACGATACTGAAAATGCTGGTTTTACAACGGGTATCCCTTGGCTTGCTGTTAATGAAAATTATCATGAAATCAACGTTGCACAAGCTTTAGCAGATAAAAACTCCATTTTTTATACGTATCAAAAACTGATTGAACTGCGTAAAAATCATCCGTTGATCATTTGGGGGAGCTTTGAATTGGTAGAAGACACCACAGAAGAAGTTTTCGCTTACTATCGCCATTATCAAGGTGAAAGCTGGCTGATCGTTTGTAATTTTTCTGACCAAGAACAAGGATTTTCAT